A genomic segment from Streptomyces antibioticus encodes:
- a CDS encoding type II toxin-antitoxin system RelE family toxin, with product MSEYRTVFRPEAQAELRKVPRDTALRILAKLTELESDPLGFNTTALVSQPDRRRLRVGDHRVIYTIDNGELVVWVVHVGHRSTVYDT from the coding sequence GTGAGTGAGTACCGCACCGTCTTCCGACCCGAGGCTCAGGCTGAGCTTCGCAAGGTCCCGCGCGACACGGCGCTCCGTATTCTGGCCAAGTTGACCGAGCTGGAGAGCGACCCTCTGGGGTTCAACACCACCGCCCTCGTCTCCCAACCCGACCGGCGCCGCCTGCGGGTGGGCGACCATCGCGTGATCTACACGATCGACAACGGTGAGCTGGTGGTGTGGGTGGTACACGTCGGGCATCGTTCCACCGTCTACGACACCTGA
- a CDS encoding type II toxin-antitoxin system Phd/YefM family antitoxin has translation MTQPLPIESIRDVRAHLAEVVERADRDDVPTVITRRGKQVAAVVSIEVLRKYQEWEEREINRIIDERMANPARSIPIEDVMRETLARSE, from the coding sequence ATGACGCAGCCACTGCCCATAGAGTCCATCCGCGATGTCCGGGCGCACCTCGCCGAGGTCGTGGAGCGAGCCGACCGGGACGACGTGCCCACCGTGATCACCCGGCGCGGCAAGCAGGTCGCCGCCGTGGTGTCCATCGAAGTGCTGCGCAAGTACCAGGAATGGGAAGAGCGCGAGATCAACCGGATCATCGACGAGCGCATGGCCAATCCGGCGCGCAGCATCCCGATCGAGGACGTCATGAGGGAGACGCTGGCGCGCAGTGAGTGA
- a CDS encoding ATP-binding protein, with protein MVDFVGRRQELAALERELGKVVAGVGGERPGRCVMLRGRRRVGKSRLVERFAERSKVPFLFYAATGASPRDELARLARDAQASTLPLAGLVAAARPESWDAAFDVLAAALPADRASVLVIDEAPYLMDDDGAFEGMLQRAWDRVLETKPVLLVLIGSDLSMMEALNSYGRPFHQRGRAMVLGPLNPAEVGQMLGLEPAEAFDAALVTGGLPLICAEWPRGAGLWDFLAEALSDPVSALLVSAERSLAAEFPPQAQARTVLAAIGSGERTFTNIGRAAGGIGATPLQRALELLTDKRIVARELPVSLRPSKDRRYRVTDPYLRFWLHLLGPSMEEIERGRGDLTLARIRENWTSWRGRAVEPLVREALARMLPDDSLPAAPAVGGYWTRTNDVEIDIVGADRAPVATELLFVGSVKWLEQSPFDRHDLAALHRHRAALTDRPVPVVAVSRSGVDCPGLDAAYGPGDLLAAWPR; from the coding sequence GTGGTGGACTTTGTGGGGCGGCGGCAGGAGCTTGCGGCGCTGGAGCGTGAGCTGGGGAAAGTGGTGGCCGGGGTTGGTGGGGAGCGGCCCGGGCGGTGTGTGATGTTGCGTGGGCGGCGTCGGGTCGGGAAGTCGCGGCTGGTCGAGCGGTTCGCGGAGCGTTCCAAGGTCCCCTTTCTGTTCTACGCGGCTACAGGTGCTTCCCCCAGGGACGAGCTGGCCCGGCTGGCCCGGGACGCTCAGGCGTCGACGCTGCCGTTGGCGGGGCTGGTGGCTGCCGCGCGGCCGGAGAGCTGGGACGCCGCGTTCGATGTGCTGGCCGCGGCGCTGCCCGCCGACCGGGCGAGTGTGCTGGTGATTGATGAAGCGCCGTATCTCATGGATGACGACGGCGCGTTCGAGGGGATGCTGCAACGCGCCTGGGACCGGGTGCTGGAGACCAAGCCCGTGCTGCTGGTCCTCATCGGGTCCGATCTGTCGATGATGGAGGCACTCAACAGCTACGGACGCCCCTTCCACCAGCGTGGCCGGGCGATGGTGCTGGGGCCGCTGAATCCCGCCGAGGTGGGGCAGATGCTCGGGCTGGAACCGGCGGAAGCCTTCGACGCCGCGCTGGTCACCGGCGGGCTGCCGCTGATCTGCGCGGAGTGGCCGCGCGGCGCCGGGCTGTGGGACTTCCTCGCCGAGGCGCTGAGCGATCCGGTCTCGGCCCTGCTGGTGTCGGCCGAACGCTCGCTGGCCGCCGAATTCCCCCCGCAGGCCCAGGCGCGCACCGTGCTGGCGGCCATCGGCAGCGGCGAGCGGACCTTCACCAACATCGGCCGGGCGGCCGGGGGCATCGGGGCCACGCCCCTTCAGCGGGCACTGGAGCTGCTGACGGACAAACGGATCGTCGCCCGAGAGCTGCCCGTGTCGCTGCGGCCGTCGAAGGACCGCCGCTACCGGGTCACGGATCCCTATCTGCGGTTCTGGCTGCACCTGCTCGGCCCGTCCATGGAGGAGATCGAGCGGGGGCGGGGCGATCTGACCCTGGCACGCATCCGGGAGAACTGGACGAGCTGGCGCGGCCGAGCCGTCGAACCGCTTGTCCGGGAGGCGCTGGCGCGGATGCTGCCTGATGACAGCCTGCCCGCGGCCCCTGCGGTGGGTGGCTACTGGACCCGTACCAACGACGTCGAGATCGACATCGTCGGGGCGGACCGTGCTCCCGTCGCCACGGAACTGCTCTTCGTCGGCTCCGTCAAGTGGCTGGAGCAGTCGCCCTTCGACCGGCACGACCTGGCGGCTCTTCATCGACACCGGGCCGCCCTCACCGATCGACCCGTTCCGGTCGTGGCGGTTTCGCGCAGCGGGGTCGACTGTCCGGGGCTCGATGCCGCCTACGGCCCCGGCGATCTGCTGGCTGCTTGGCCACGGTGA